A genomic segment from Fundulus heteroclitus isolate FHET01 chromosome 6, MU-UCD_Fhet_4.1, whole genome shotgun sequence encodes:
- the LOC105934210 gene encoding GRAM domain-containing protein 2A isoform X1, with protein MSQKNLNLIEDSLSMDELTPLVKRRDSGKKCQRSLSLGSVDTRARQLNQSFKTSFRDQTTAEDYLGRSEGPIVSHSFLKYNKTFHKLFEEIPKEERVTYTFTCALQREVLYHGKLYVSENNVCFHSSVLLKETKVVIAISSLKEIKKHNPTLSVLSLKTSNGEKYLFASVRNYALCYELLQSLCCQAQEESSPSSSPVLSRADLNAVQNAGSSWSSLEESFDNDDLNGAVTPVKEEANGACRSTPESSFTDENSGAGSWSFLENVAQFLFFREHLSLRAIFHIFLILVLLLVLASGYIGLRITALEEQLSSLGALADLTSHYTEYQET; from the exons ATGTCTCAGAAAAACCTGAACCTCATAGAGGACAGTTT AAGCATGGATGAGTTAACCCCTCTTGTGAAGAGAAGAGACAGCGGCAAGAAATGCCAGCGGAGCCTGAGTTTGGGAAGTGTCGACACGCGGGCCAGGCAGCTAAATCAAAGCTTCAAAACGAGCTTCAG GGACCAGACCACAGCAGAAGATTATCTTGGCAGGTCAGAGGGGCCCATCGTCAGTCAT AGCTTTTTAAAGTACAATAAAACCTTCCACAAGCTGTTTGAGGAGATCCCCAAAGAGGAGAGGGTGACATACA CGTTTACGTGCGCCTTGCAGAGGGAGGTTCTGTATCACGGCAAACTCTATGTGTCGGAGAACAATGTGTGCTTCCACTCGTCCGTGCTGCTTAAAGAGACCAAG GTGGTGATCGCTATTTCCAGTTTGAAGGAGATTAAGAAGCATAACCCAACTCTGTCTGTGCTGTCATTAAAAACATCCAATGGAGAGAAG tATTTGTTTGCATCAGTGAGGAACTACGCCCTGTGTTACGAACTCCTCCAAAGCCTCTGCTGTCAGGCCCAG GAGGAGAGCAGTCCCAGCAGCAGCCCTGTCCTGTCCCGTGCAGACCTCAATGCTGTGCAAAACGCG GGCTCCAGCTGGTCCAGTTTAGAGGAGAGTTTTGACAACGACGATCTCAACGGCGCCGTCACTCCGGTTAAGGAAGAAG CTAACGGCGCATGCAGGTCCACGCCGGAGAGCAGCTTCACGGACGAAAACAGCGGAG CCGGGTCGTGGAGCTTCCTTGAGAACGTGGCACAGTTTTTGTTCTTCAGGGAACATCTGAGTCTCAGAGCCATCTTCCACATCTTCCTGATCCT GGTGCTGTTGCTGGTCCTGGCGTCAGGCTACATCGGGCTGAGGATCAcggctctggaggagcagctgagctCTCTGGGAGCCCTGGCCGACCTGACGTCCCACTACACAGA GTACCAGGAAACATAG
- the LOC105934210 gene encoding GRAM domain-containing protein 2A isoform X2, translated as MDELTPLVKRRDSGKKCQRSLSLGSVDTRARQLNQSFKTSFRDQTTAEDYLGRSEGPIVSHSFLKYNKTFHKLFEEIPKEERVTYTFTCALQREVLYHGKLYVSENNVCFHSSVLLKETKVVIAISSLKEIKKHNPTLSVLSLKTSNGEKYLFASVRNYALCYELLQSLCCQAQEESSPSSSPVLSRADLNAVQNAGSSWSSLEESFDNDDLNGAVTPVKEEANGACRSTPESSFTDENSGAGSWSFLENVAQFLFFREHLSLRAIFHIFLILVLLLVLASGYIGLRITALEEQLSSLGALADLTSHYTEYQET; from the exons ATGGATGAGTTAACCCCTCTTGTGAAGAGAAGAGACAGCGGCAAGAAATGCCAGCGGAGCCTGAGTTTGGGAAGTGTCGACACGCGGGCCAGGCAGCTAAATCAAAGCTTCAAAACGAGCTTCAG GGACCAGACCACAGCAGAAGATTATCTTGGCAGGTCAGAGGGGCCCATCGTCAGTCAT AGCTTTTTAAAGTACAATAAAACCTTCCACAAGCTGTTTGAGGAGATCCCCAAAGAGGAGAGGGTGACATACA CGTTTACGTGCGCCTTGCAGAGGGAGGTTCTGTATCACGGCAAACTCTATGTGTCGGAGAACAATGTGTGCTTCCACTCGTCCGTGCTGCTTAAAGAGACCAAG GTGGTGATCGCTATTTCCAGTTTGAAGGAGATTAAGAAGCATAACCCAACTCTGTCTGTGCTGTCATTAAAAACATCCAATGGAGAGAAG tATTTGTTTGCATCAGTGAGGAACTACGCCCTGTGTTACGAACTCCTCCAAAGCCTCTGCTGTCAGGCCCAG GAGGAGAGCAGTCCCAGCAGCAGCCCTGTCCTGTCCCGTGCAGACCTCAATGCTGTGCAAAACGCG GGCTCCAGCTGGTCCAGTTTAGAGGAGAGTTTTGACAACGACGATCTCAACGGCGCCGTCACTCCGGTTAAGGAAGAAG CTAACGGCGCATGCAGGTCCACGCCGGAGAGCAGCTTCACGGACGAAAACAGCGGAG CCGGGTCGTGGAGCTTCCTTGAGAACGTGGCACAGTTTTTGTTCTTCAGGGAACATCTGAGTCTCAGAGCCATCTTCCACATCTTCCTGATCCT GGTGCTGTTGCTGGTCCTGGCGTCAGGCTACATCGGGCTGAGGATCAcggctctggaggagcagctgagctCTCTGGGAGCCCTGGCCGACCTGACGTCCCACTACACAGA GTACCAGGAAACATAG
- the abhd17aa gene encoding abhydrolase domain containing 17A, depalmitoylase a has product MNGLSIRELCCLFCCPPCPSRIAAKLAFLPPEPTYALLPDPDPGSGATTVSANSGAAPPSLGAPGLRSRLGNASGSDRGGGGGGGGGGGGGGGVGVGGSSGGAASTSGTIGGPEGRWKLHLTERAEFQYSQRELDVTDVFLTRSSRGNRVGCMYIRCAPNARFTVLFSHGNAVDLGQMSSFYIGLGTRINCNIFSYDYSGYGVSTGKPSEKNLYADIDAAWHALRSRYGISPENIILYGQSIGTVPTVDLASRFECAAVVLHSPLTSGMRVAFPDTKKTYCFDAFPNIEKVSKIPSPVLIIHGTEDEVIDFSHGLALFERCPKAVEPLWVEGAGHNDIELYSQYLERLRRFINQDLAAQHA; this is encoded by the exons ATGAACGGCCTGTCCATACGAGAGCTATGCTGCCTCTTTTGCTGCCCCCCTTGTCCCAGCCGCATTGCAGCCAAACTGGCGTTTCTCCCTCCAGAGCCCACCTACGCTTTGCTCCCTGACCCAGATCCTGGATCTGGAGCAACAACTGTGTCTGCCAACTCTGGGGCCGCTCCCCCTTCACTTGGAGCGCCAGGACTGCGTTCGCGGCTGGGTAATGCCAGTGGATCTGAcaggggaggtggtggaggaggaggaggaggaggaggtggcggCGGTGGTGTTGGTGTTGGAGGCAGCAGCGGTGGGGCTGCCAGCACCAGCGGCACTATCGGCGGACCCGAAGGCAGGTGGAAGTTGCACCTCACAGAAAGAGCCGAGTTCCAGTATTCACAGAGAGAACTGGACGTGACTGACGTGTTCCTGACAAGATCTAGCCGAGGGAATAGAGTTGGATGCATGTACATTCGCTGTGCTCCTAATGCCAG GTTCACAGTGTTGTTTTCACACGGCAACGCCGTAGACCTGGGTCAGATGAGCAGCTTCTACATCGGTTTAGGCACACGCATCAACTGCAACATCTTCTCCTACGATTACTCAGGCTACGGCGTTAGTACTGGCAAGCCGTCTGAGAAGAACCTGTACGCAGACATCGATGCTGCATGGCACGCCCTGCGCTCTCG GTATGGCATTAGCCCTGAAAATATTATCCTGTATGGCCAGAGCATCGGCACGGTGCCCACAGTAGACTTAGCATCAAGGTTTGAGTGCGCCGCAGTGGTCCTTCATTCTCCTCTCACCTCCGGCATGAGGGTGGCCTTCCCTGACACCAAGAAAACGTACTGCTTTGATGCATTCCCCAA CATCGAGAAGGTTTCAAAGATCCCGTCTCCAGTGCTCATCATTCACGGTACAGAGGACGAGGTGATCGACTTCTCTCACGGCCTCGCCCTGTTCGAGCGTTGTCCCAAGGCCGTGGAGCCGctgtgggtggagggggccgGCCACAACGACATCGAGCTTTATAGTCAGTACTTGGAGAGGCTACGGCGCTTCATCAACCAGGACCTGGCCGCACAGCACGCCTGA